From a single Toxoplasma gondii ME49 chromosome II, whole genome shotgun sequence genomic region:
- a CDS encoding hypothetical protein (encoded by transcript TGME49_222270~Signal peptide predicted by SignalP 2.0 HMM (probability 0.995) with cleavage site probability 0.527 at residue 49) has product MAGVFFRFSFSAFPARLLCASVSRLCILSACSPLLSGLVVSLLLTAACAFQFQSFVPGVRPAPLSSRLATSAYISTPPVPSLPRLSSSTHGLGVSEQKSSASKSSFHEDRILATVPPGLASLASAPSEINGCLRSPALGAAPGCTDTGNDAEATPLAMTLRSYLRCHMSLLSDTSPAFNNGNLMFLFRAADAHDRLLSPLELHTNVHHLPGADAARVMVALEPEALEAAGAQADSGVQTAQTQNFPRELLKFEVRRLHRLLQFACAGQLRGEFLSRASTKVMLDLFQEADLPLSTVLDAFTEMSKFYEKKMPAEVFKTHFKPSLDALVSQLLDIQKEYVAEEKSPRPVLSEVTFEPEPDSRTLTPLLVDITTMGDKLPGVAAWNKKA; this is encoded by the exons ATGGCGGGCGTTTTTTtccgcttttccttctcggcctTCCCCGCGAGGCTTCTCTGtgcctccgtctctcgcctctgcatcTTGTCTGCCTGCagtcctctcctctctgggctagtcgtctctctcctcctcactGCCGCATGCGCCTTCCAGTTCCAGTCCTTCGTCCCCGGCGTGAGGCCTGCCCCCCTGAGTTCGAGGCTCGCCACCAGCGCCTACATTTCCACTCCGCCGGTGCCGTCGCTGCCTCGCCTGTCGTCCTCGACGCATGGCCTCGGAGTTTCAGAGCAGAAGAGCTCTGCGTCGAAAAGCTCTTTCCATGAAGACAGAATACTCGCGACTGTCCCCCCCGGCCTTGCATCCCTCGCATCTGCTCCCAGCGAGATTAACGGCTGCCTCCGGAGCCCCGCTCTAGGCGCCGCCccggggtgtacagacaccggaaACGACGCCGAGGCGACCCCGCTGGCGATGACTCTCCGGTCCTACCTGCGGTGTCACATGTCGCTGCTCTCGGACACCTCGCCTGCCTTTAACAACGGAAACTTgatgtttctttttcgcgctgCGGACGCCCACgaccgtcttctctcgcctctggaACTCCACACGAACGTCCACCACCTTCCTGGCGCGGACGCCGCGCGAGTTATGGTGGCTCTGGAGCCCGAGGCTCTGGAGGCCGCGGGCGCGCAAGCCGACTCGGGTGTCCAGACAGCACAGACCCAGAACTTCCCCCGCGAGCTCCTCAAGTTCGAAGTCCGCCGCCTTCACAGACTTCTCCagtttgcatgcgcgggacAACTTCGGGGGGAATTCCTCAGCAGGGCTTCTACCAAAGTCATGCTCGACCTCTTTCAG gAAGCAGACCTCCCGCTTTCGACCGTCCTCGACGCGTTCACTGAGATGAGCAAGTTCTACGAG AAGAAGATGCCGGCCGAGGTCTTCAAGACGCACTTCAAGCCTTCCCTTGATGCGCTTGTCTCCCAGCTGCTCGACATTCAGAAG GAATATgtcgcggaagagaagagcccTCGCCCGGTTTTAAGTGAAGTCACTTTCGAGCCTGAGCCTGACAGTCGCACGCTGACTCCGCTTCTCGTGGACATCACCACCATGGGCGACAAATTGC cgggaGTTGCAGCGTGGAACAAGAAGGCGTGA
- a CDS encoding hypothetical protein (encoded by transcript TGME49_222280) encodes MTWRNASQASNSPSCASSPPPAALSPFSSLYAPTFGAAPDAAEETPILRETAADLAGPFFASPAVSDSPAPAWRDSSPPGTDSSAVRSRRPQSLSHCPSASSQNSAPGYTYSPDFQQALCLEESEENLREWASSLLAAVETRVRRVAEDATESVKEHLGGTVSSEDSQRPESISVKISNPKLAALEVSVQSRLLPHVEASLESLQAFLDSVRTEKQATVAALPLGALSRRLCSAIEVESKRPLRWNAEDANKPGKSGS; translated from the exons ATGACGTGGAGGAACGCTTCGCAGGCCTCAAACTCGCCTAGCTGCGCTTCATCCCCGCCGCCTGCggccctgtctccgttttcttctctctacgCGCCCACCTTCGGCGCTGCTCCGGATGCTGCCGAGGAGACGCCTATTCTGAGAGAGACTGCGGCGGACCTCGCAGGAcctttcttcgcgtctccagcCGTTTCTGACTCGCCTGCTCCTGCATGGAGAGACTCTTCCCCCCCAGGAACGGACAGTTCTGCGGTACGAAGTCGACGTCCACAGAGCCTTTCGCATTGTCCCTCAGCCTCCTCGCAGAACTCTGCGCCCGGGTATACGTACAGCCCAGACTTTCAGCAAGCGCTCTGCctggaggagagcgaggagaaccTCAGGGAGTGGGCCAGCAGCCTCCTCGCCGCCGTCGAGACACGCGTGCGGCGCGTAGCCG AGGACGCAACCGAGAGCGTCAAAGAGCACCTGGGAggaactgtctcctctgagGATTCGCAGAGGCCGGAGTCCATTTCTGTGAAGATTTCGAATCCGAAGCTGGCAGCGCTTGAAGTGTCTGTCCAGTCCAGGCTCTTGCCGCATGTCGAAGCGTCTCTAGAGAGTCTGCAAGCTTTCCTCGACTCTGTGCGAACTGAGAAGCAAGCGACAGTCGCAGCTCTTCCGCTTGGAGCTCTCTCACGTCGCCTCTGTTCTGCGATCGAGGTCGAGAGCAAACGCCCACTTCGTTGGAACGCGGAGGATGCCAACAAGCCTGGTAAAAGTGGAAGTTAA
- a CDS encoding LSM domain-containing protein (encoded by transcript TGME49_222290) yields MTLSEATREAPNGVSPAFNGEGLPETNSPPHAVLPSPAGDSGEGSPRNSGMPNWITALEEELDKKLLVVLRDGRKLIGYLRTFDQFGNLVLEGTVQRMVVDNAYADLYLGCMIVRGDNMILFGAVDDSRASPLEPKPLCDILAARQAEEEQERQKRGGHRAWLDRQLGEDW; encoded by the exons ATGACTCTTTCAGAGGCAACTCGCGAGGCGCCCAACGGCGTGTCTCCTGCCTTCAACGGCGAGGGCCTCCCGGAGACGAACTCGCctccgcatgcagtcttGCCTTCGCCTGCAGGTGACAGTGGAGAGGGCAGCCCGCGGAACTCGGGGATGCCGAACTGGATCACAGCGTTGGAGGAGGAACTCGACAAGAAGCTGCTGGTGGTTCTTCGAGACGGAAGAAAGCTGATTGGATATCTACGCACCTTCGACCAGTTCGGGAACCTCGTCCTAGAGGGTACGGTCCAGAGAATGGTTGTCGACAACGCGTACGCAGACCTCTACCTGGGCTGCATGATTGTTCGAGGCGACAACATGATCCTCTTCGGCGCTGTCGATGActctcgcgcttcgccgCTCGAACCCAAGCCTCTTTGCGACATCCTCGCAGCCAGACAAGCCGAG GAGGAGCAGGAGCGGCAGAAGCGCGGTGGCCATCGAGCGTGGCTGGACAGACAGCTGGGCGAGGACTGGTGA
- a CDS encoding hypothetical protein (encoded by transcript TGME49_222260~Predicted trans-membrane domain (TMHMM2.0):24-47:58-81): MSLSEVGQRALHLRVPEPPSSKDRVAYGFLGLLNCFVFGLGVIILGFIENDVSNMMIGVLQLLLPIVGWIWALVWGVLIVLKAVLKDTEYSSPV, translated from the coding sequence ATGTCTTTGAGCGAGGTCGGGCAGCGTGCACTGCACCTGAGGGTGCCGGAGCCTCCAAGTTCGAAAGACAGGGTCGCGTACGGTTTCCTCGGATTGCTAAAttgcttcgtcttcggccTCGGCGTCATCATTCTCGGTTTCATTGAGAACGACGTCTCCAACATGATGATTGGAGTCCTCCAACTTCTCCTGCCTATCGTTGGATGGATCTGGGCTCTCGTCTGGGGCGTCCTCATCGTTCTCAAAGCGGTGCTGAAAGACACGGAATATTCCAGTCCGGTGTGA